The genomic interval atggcatacagtatgtgtatatcTCAGAGAAAAGACTTTGAGTGCTGCTGGCTGCAAGGATAGAAtacacttatatatatatatatgcaactgTATTCTATCCAACTGTGCTCTTGGTTATCTCTCCTTCTTCACTGCTTTGCTTTCCCCTTGGTCCTCACATGAAAAGAGGTCTGGTTAAGCACTCCTGTTCACGTGTTCATCGTGTCTGAGGAAAACTGTCCTTGACAAATGTCCTTGATATCCTACCTGCTCAAGGTCATACTACTgtcatgggagagagatggagatctaTCGACGGTGGAAAGTTAAGCCAAAACTATCTTGTGTCTCTGTGACATTTGGAGAGGTACAGGCTGAATCTGAATATATTATTAGTAGAAAAGGCCAATTCAtccatactgtttatattatgggcatgtgtgtgtctgtctctgtctgtgtgtgtgtgtgtgtgtgtgtgtgtgtgtgtgtgtgtgtgtgtgtgtgtgtgtgtgtgtgtgtgtgtgtgtgtgtgtgtgtgtggccgtagcTACATATGAGGACACTGAGGTCCGGACCTCGGTAATTTATAATAATAATGGGGGGGTTCAGtctgggtctcaacttactgttgagagttagaatagtagaatccACAAGGTGACATTTTGAAACTTGGTTTTGCATCAGCAGTTTTACTTGTTATAGGTCACTCACTGACagccactcaattagcccatgtcagttaacatttttagatttggtaaattagtctagttagttgagccagctatctaaacgtgtaataatcatggtcgaattaccgacCAGACACacagggcacgtgcccaggggcccaCTTTTATTTTGTTAGTCACTATCACTTAGATATCATATTGAGATGGCATAAGTTAtgacaaaatgtgaagaattgcagAAAGAGCACGAAATGTGCTATAAAACTACTACAATTTCTCCTCACCCCAagacaaaatgtgcaaaaaaagcaggaaatgtgctttaaaacagctacacttcaacccatgacaaaatgtgtagaactgtagAAAATGTCTTGTAAAACTGCAACAAAAAAATCTGTAAAGCAAACTTCTTTAACATCTGTTATTAACATACTGTTTTCTGCTAACAGATCTCTCTGTACGTATTAAGTGATAGTTTTAATCCCAGTGATGAATTAATGTGAGTTGATGTGTAACGGTTAATTGTATAGTTAATAGCCTATGTGTTTGTAGATGGACTGAGGGGAATGAAGCTACAGCAATCAATGTGATGATGGCTGGGGTCATTTGTGCTTTTTTTTGCTGTTCTGCAATTGGCATTTTAGAGTTTTTAAATtgtatagaaatgcagtaaatgagcttaAACTTTCTTAACACTCAGACCCTGGCTACGGCcctgtgctgtatgtgtgtgtgtgtgtgtgtgtgctatgttttccgtacttgtgtgtgtgtgtgtgtgtgtgtatatgtgcgtgtgtgtgtgagtgtgtgtgtatgtgtaagtgtgtgtgtgtgtatgagtgtgtgtgtgtgtgtgtgtgtgtgtgtgtgtgtgtgtgtgagtgtgctatGTATTccgtacttgtgtgtgtgtgtgtatgtgcgtgtgtgtgtgttgtgtgtgtgtgtgtgtgagtgtgtgtgtatgtgtgtgtgtgtgtgagtatgtgcgtgtgtgcatgtgtgtacagtCCCCTGTCTAACCCTATTGGTATTCCAGTGGACTAGGCAGTgaagggaggggagatgggggggagaagGTCCCTGATGGTTTAATTAGGGGTGTATATTACACAGTGGAGCAGGGATGTGTGGGTACACAGACAGTTATGCTCCCTAACCACAGCATAACATTACCATACTGAGCACAGCACCACATTACCATACTGAGCCCAGCATCACATTACCTTACTGAGCCCAGCACCACATTACCATACTGAGCCCAGCACCACATTACCTTACTGAGCCCAGCACCACATTACCATACTGAGCCCAGCACCACATTACCAtactgaacacagcaccacattaCCAtactgaacacagcaccacattaCCATACTGAGCCCAGCACCACATTACCAtactgaacacagcaccacattaCCAtactgaacacagcaccacattaCCATACTGAGCCCAGCACCACATTACCATACTGTGCCCAGCACCACATTACCATACTGAGCCCAGCACCACATTACCATACTGAGCCCAGCACCACATTACCAtactgaacacagcaccacattaCCATACTGAGCCCAGCACCACATTACCAtactgaacacagcaccacattaCCAtactgaacacagcaccacattaCCAAACTGAGCCCAGCACCACATTACCAtactgaacacagcaccacattaCCATACTGAGCCCAGCACCACATTACCATACTGAGCCCAGCACCACATTACCATACTGAACACAGTTCAGACATGGGTGACTCATCTACTGCTGGGAAGTGAATGATATCAACAGGACATCTATGGAAATAGCACTGCAACCCGTTGTCCTGCTTTCTTCAGGTcaagagatagtagagagatagtccagttcaagtgtttaCTGATATCTTTCAGGATAATGTTTCGATAACAAGATCAAGGCTTTTTGGCTTTAACTGTTTTTATACAGCACTTTACAGTAcatgtgtgtctgcgtgcatgcAAACACGTGTGCATACATACGTGagtgcatgcatttgtgtgtgtgtgtgtgtgtgtgtgtgcgcgccggtgtgtatgtgtgtgtatgttgtgtaagAGTCCTGTCCTGTTCAACATCAGGGGGGCCTGACTGTGATTGCTGTGAGAGGTTTTCCATTGAACCTCTTTGTTTTGGAACCTTTAGTTTCATGAATAAACTGGAGGATGGAAGACACAGAGCAGATACCAGTGAATCCCACTCTCTGCGACGGGAACGTAAACAACAGACTGCATTGCAGGACCTGGGAGTACTGTTCTCTAGTTCTGCTCTAGCACTGGAATTCTTACATAGACTACACTTATTGTAGACAGTTTTACATGTGATTATCGTaatatgtgtttctccttcctcAGTTGAATGCGCCTGCTGTACGTCAGTTGTTTTCTAAATGACTAAATGTAATCTCTATTGTCAGGGCTGTATACAGatctcccccccccccagacaTAAATCTGCTAGTTAGGTAACTCAATTTATTTAACTGATTGTGATTTATCTTCAATGCTCTATCAAATAATAatttcataatataatattcataATCTCCTAACTCATGATATAttttgctggctggctggctagtgcCTTTTGTGGGTATTTTAGTATATGATGGTTAGCTAGAGTCTAGACGACCTGTGTTGCTGCTGTCCTGACACACATGTACAACTCCCTACTGAAGAAGGGATGGAGTTGGATCGGATGATCACTGATGCAGCTGCTCCTATCTATGGGTGTGTCCGAGCGGTAAACCTAACGAAGCCGACTGTAGACGAGTCAGCGAGTGAAGTCCGGGAAGGCGTCAGCGACAGCCGACGGTCGGACACTAGTAGTTTTCCAACAGCATGGCTCAAATCAACATGGCCGTGTCAACATAGCGGCTATTGTTTATAAACGTTTTTCTTTATAAATGTTGAAGTAAACTTTTCTATAACCTccatatcacacactcacaacCTGAAAACACAACGTGTGTACATTTACGTTCTCAAATATCACTTTCATGTGTATCCCGCGTAGCTTTAGAATCCATGTTCATGTGAGTCAAACCAAAACACCCTAATTGGTTGACAAATAGTGCCTCACAATGCAGGAACCAGACCAAATAGTGATTATTATGTAGGCTAAATCAAGTGTTAATCAAACGTTATGCTGCTGTGGCAGTACTGTTGATATTTAAACTAGATAGCTAGCTCCACACACTCGACCTGCATGTTTGGATACCGGGCGCGCGCAATCTCTGTACAGTGGAGACTGGGAAACATGCACAACCgagctccatacagggcagatcAACAGGTGCAACCAACGgacggggtgggggggggtggcgAACTTCACGAAGAATAGCAGGCAGTGGGTTCTGAACAAGAATTCGGAACCCTTTAGAGACGATGGGCAAAGGGGCATGAGAGGGCTACCTGTGCACGTGCCTGCTCTATATGTCAAACCTATGATTGTTATTCTGAGAGGAGAGAATATGCCCCTGAAAATAGCTGATTAATGGCTTTGTATTATCAGGTGTAATGAGGTCCAGGCATTTATTTATGTTTCAAATGTTTCCTTGGTACTTCCATATATTTGTCTTGTTTAACAGTTCACTGCGTCATTGGAAGAAAGGCAATTATTACAAAACCCATAGTGTGAGACTTGACTTGATTTCAGTAGCCTAGCCTATAGTATTCCCTCATCTATAGCCTTCTGATAGGTGGAAATAAAAACAAAAAGAGTGATACAACCAGAGCCCATTTGAAAAACGAAACAAGTGGAAGAGGATGAAGATCAAATCATTTAAATGTTCTCTTTTTCATCCGTGAAATTGTTAACCTTGTCCTTCTTGATGCCTCGTTCTGAGTCCCAAGGCTATTGGTTTCCTGCCGCGCTTTTAGTAAAAAGCGGACACTGCTGCGAAGCGTTTCTCTCTTCCCGCTGTCCTCGGCTGCACACGGAGGCAAACCGAAAATTTAACCGCTAGAACGAGCAGTCGGGGAAATAAATAGAAGGAgtgacggagaaagagagagagagagagagagagagaaagagagagaaagcaagagagatgaagcaagaccgagagagagagaagcagatatGGGGCGTTTATTAGAGTGAGATAACGGAGAAAGATAATCCTACCCCTGTCcagcactctaaaatgtgctaGAAGGAGAGCGATCCTCAGTGTAGTTTACCGCTTCCCACAGCAGAGGCGGTGGAGCGAAAGCCTTGCGTCGGAGTAGTGGGATTATCCCCTCTTTCTCGCAATGGAAACTGAATGAAAAACGTTGGACAGTTGTTTTAAACTCCAGTGCTTTCGCTTACAATTCTTGCCAAATCGCATCCTGCTATGTTATTCTCCTTTTATTTCAACTTCATATGTGGATTCGGAGGGACATTCTAAAAGGTAATCAACCTACGGCGCAACAGCTGCTCTACAAGTAGTTAGCCCCAGGAAAATCTCTTATTTTTGTGGATGCAGAAATGTGCATGGGTAAGTGCATTGTATTACCATGAACAGAAACCTAAATGATGGATGTTTATGTAGGAATTGGTTTAGTTTGCTTCAGCAAGGCAGCATCTGTATTCTCATAACACTAATGCAGCCAAATGACTGTAAAAGCTTTCGATTTTGAGAGAACTGACAAAGTCGTAGGCCATTTTATGGGGCTTGGTTATGTTTGTCTATATAGAtggatacatttttttcaaaCTGAGAAATTGAGGGGCAAATACAACAATGTCAGTAGAACCTAAATTCGAGATGACAAGGTATCCATTTATTTAGCCACTGGCTATACCTCCAAAGGAAACAATGGGTCGCACACCCTTTGGAAATGTTCTGTTAGTTTTGACTCAACAGGTACTGAACAACTTGACTGCCAGTCCGCGGGCTGCACCTCGGAGCCGTCTTTAACAACGGGTTCTACTAGAATTTAGGCCACTGAATTAGAACTAcgcactgtttaaaaaaaaaactgtaggcTATGTCTTGGTCTGCCAAGCTGTGAAGGAGAAAATATGATTGGTTATGAATGTGAAACCTTCCATGACTTGGAAAGAGCGAGCAGGAAGATCCTGAACAATCCTATCTGGCTATTATATTTATATCATGCACAGAAGAGCAAACCCTGTAACCCAATAGAGGGAAAAAGTACATGCTATTTCCATTTCTTATATTACATCAGAGTAATTATGGGGAATGGATCTTTAAAGGATATTGCAATATGCCCTAGGCTTAAATTACACATATCATGATCAGATTAAGATACTGTAGGGTTATTCCTATTGGAAGTAATGTACTCTTTCCAGCTAGTTGGTGTCTATTACATGGAATTGTGTTTTCGTATAATTAAGTTGGTATGCATATTTTCTATGTTTTACATTTATACTACCCTACTATTTCACCTTGACACTACCTTgttcatttacattttaaaaacaatgtCGTTTTTTAATCATAATgcattcatttctctctctctctcacacactcactactctctccatcatcctcctctcctgcttctcccacctctccctctctcttcccctcccacctttcccccactgtctctctctcccacctctccctctctcttcccctcccacctttcccccactgtctctctctcccacctctccctctctcttcccctcccaccttcccccactgtctctctctcacccctctccccctctgtctccccctcccatctTTCCTGCTGTCTTCCCTAACCCCCACTGTCACCCCTTCccacctttcccctctctctcacccctcccccacaGTCTTCCCCCACCCCTGCCTCTCTCCAGATGGTGAGTGAGCTGAAGCCAAGCTGGTTGTGAAGGTGCTGGTGGACTTGTCCCTGTCCTCGCCCCAAGCCAGACTCACCATGGCGTCGGGAGTAGCGGCGTGGCTGCCCTTCGCCCGCGCTGCTGCTATTGGCTGGATGCCCGTGGCCAACATGCCCATGCCCATCGCCCCCACCGAGAAGAACAAACGCGCAGACGAGCTCATCGTCCTAAATGTAAGTGGACGCCGATTTGAGACCTGGAGGAATACGCTAGATAGATATCCCGACACCTTACTGGGCAGTTCAGAGAAAGAGTTTTTCTACAATGAGGAGACCAAAGAGTACTTTTTTGACCGAGACGCGGATGTGTTCCGCGCTGTTCTCAACTTCTATCGCACGGGCAAGCTGCATTACCCTCGCTCCGAGTGCATCACGTCCTACGACGAAGAGCTGTCCTTCTTTGGGATCATCCCTGAGATCATCGGAGACTGCTGCTACGAAGAGTACAAGGACCGTAGGCGTGAGAACCAAGAGAGACTGATGGATGATGACGAGGACAAGAAAGATGCCAAGCTTCCCAATATGACGTTCAGAGAGACCATGTGGAGGGCCTTCGAGAACCCTCACACCTCCACCATGGCCCTGGTGTTCTACTATGTCACCGGCTTCTTCATCGCCATCTCAGTCCTCACCAACGTGGTGGAGACGGTGCCTTGCGGTGCCACCCCTAACACCAAAGAGGTGACGTGTGGCGATCGCTACACAGTAGCCTTCTTCTGCATGGACACGGCCTGCGTCCTCATCTTCACAGTAGAGTACCTCATGAGACTGTTTGCTGCGCCAAGCCGCTACCGCTTCATGCGCAGCGTGATGAGCATCATCGACGTGGTGGCCATCTTGCCCTACTACATTGGCTTGGTGATGACAGACAACGAGGATGTGAGCGGGGCCTTCGTGACGCTCCGGGTCTTCCGGGTCTTCCGTATCTTCAAGTTCTCCCGTCACTCTCAAGGGCTGCGCATCCTGGGGTACACGCTGAAGAGCTGCGCCTCAGAGCTgggcttcctcctcttctccctcaccATGGCCATTATCATCTTCGCTACCGTTATGTTCTACGCCGAGAAAGGTTCCACGTCGAGCAAGTTCACCAGCATCCCAGCCTCATTCTGGTACACCATCGTTACTATGACGACACTTGGGTAAGGGGAAAAGCTTCTGTttttgtgcgtgtgcgtgttgtCTGTTTATCTATCTGTGTACTCTTTATCTGTGCTggaaatggatggatggatttcaCCTAGACAACACAAAGCAGGCAGGGTAATATGTCCTGTCTGTTCATGCCATGGTTGTAACGTCACTGCCATGAGTACAGGGGAATCTTGTACCTCATGATGGATCCAGAACATTGGCACAAAGTCACACTGTCATACTGTTCCAAATGTTGTCCTCTGTGTATCTCCTCATCGAACACTAGggcagagagagtggcagaggagATGTCCTGTTCTTTTACAGTAATGCCTCTGCCAACGCTACTGTCTGCTCTTTACACACTACCTGTGGGAGAGAGCCCAGAGGACtgctgaggggagagagtggggggaggagtgagggaaagagggaggaaggatatcagagaaagagagagagagggggagagagagattagagatagaaggagagagagactgatattgAAGTGGATGGAAAAGGTGGaaaaggtagagtagagtagggttggGCGATATTACAATAGCATCGTCTATCAATGATGATTGACAGCCATCGTCGATGGTGACGACATCGTGATGTGCACTTGACTGGCACTGCGCATCATGGCAGCACACAAGTGACATTCTGAGTAATAAGCCTATTCATATTTGCTGTAGCCTATTTCAATAAATATGTTATATACACAACGCAAGAGAGGAATGTAAGGCCAGACAGAGCGGAGCATTTCACCAAATCAACACAAAATGTCCAGTCAGGAAATATTGTtaagctctcgctctctctgtcagttGAATGGGCCTTGGGCTATAGCTTAAacctattattatttattttttatggacACTGTTTAACTATCTTGTGTCTAGCTGTTAAAAAAATAACCTACAGtgcatcagaaagtattcagacaccttgactttctccacattttgttatgttacagccttattctaaaatggattaaatcgtttttccccctcatcaatctacacacagtaccccataatgacaaagcaaaaacaggtttttagaaatgtttgcaaatgtattcaaatggAAAAACTGCAATattacatttacttaagtattcagaccctttactcaatactttgttgaattacctttggcagcaattacagccttgagtcttcttgggtatgacgctacaagcttggcatatcagtatttggggagtttttcccattcttctctgcagatcctctcaagctgatCCTCTCAAgggatgtttgatcgggttcaattccaggctctggctgggccactcaaggacattcagaga from Oncorhynchus tshawytscha isolate Ot180627B linkage group LG22, Otsh_v2.0, whole genome shotgun sequence carries:
- the LOC112229716 gene encoding potassium voltage-gated channel subfamily D member 3 isoform X1, whose amino-acid sequence is MASGVAAWLPFARAAAIGWMPVANMPMPIAPTEKNKRADELIVLNVSGRRFETWRNTLDRYPDTLLGSSEKEFFYNEETKEYFFDRDADVFRAVLNFYRTGKLHYPRSECITSYDEELSFFGIIPEIIGDCCYEEYKDRRRENQERLMDDDEDKKDAKLPNMTFRETMWRAFENPHTSTMALVFYYVTGFFIAISVLTNVVETVPCGATPNTKEVTCGDRYTVAFFCMDTACVLIFTVEYLMRLFAAPSRYRFMRSVMSIIDVVAILPYYIGLVMTDNEDVSGAFVTLRVFRVFRIFKFSRHSQGLRILGYTLKSCASELGFLLFSLTMAIIIFATVMFYAEKGSTSSKFTSIPASFWYTIVTMTTLGYGDMVPKTIAGKIFGSICSLSGVLVIALPVPVIVSNFSRIYHQNQRADKRRAQKMQKARLARIRISKTGSSNAFLHSKRNGLFSEALELTQLPYKMTLSDQSSIEEEQHLSKNQSLLESQHHHLLHCLEKTTNHEFADELCYEQSYLEGALQSYPSQSPSLSSQEGMTGTCCTRHTKRNHAPLPNSSIPTCALSHTHPHHNLQELSTIHIQPLNTSRSSLNMRVDEPARLNCQSGTITTAIISIPTPPATTPESDAHPPPPGPTLQNVVKVSAL
- the LOC112229716 gene encoding potassium voltage-gated channel subfamily D member 3 isoform X2 encodes the protein MASGVAAWLPFARAAAIGWMPVANMPMPIAPTEKNKRADELIVLNVSGRRFETWRNTLDRYPDTLLGSSEKEFFYNEETKEYFFDRDADVFRAVLNFYRTGKLHYPRSECITSYDEELSFFGIIPEIIGDCCYEEYKDRRRENQERLMDDDEDKKDAKLPNMTFRETMWRAFENPHTSTMALVFYYVTGFFIAISVLTNVVETVPCGATPNTKEVTCGDRYTVAFFCMDTACVLIFTVEYLMRLFAAPSRYRFMRSVMSIIDVVAILPYYIGLVMTDNEDVSGAFVTLRVFRVFRIFKFSRHSQGLRILGYTLKSCASELGFLLFSLTMAIIIFATVMFYAEKGSTSSKFTSIPASFWYTIVTMTTLGYGDMVPKTIAGKIFGSICSLSGVLVIALPVPVIVSNFSRIYHQNQRADKRRAQKMQKARLARIRISKTGSSNAFLHSKRNGLFSEALELTSSIEEEQHLSKNQSLLESQHHHLLHCLEKTTNHEFADELCYEQSYLEGALQSYPSQSPSLSSQEGMTGTCCTRHTKRNHAPLPNSSIPTCALSHTHPHHNLQELSTIHIQPLNTSRSSLNMRVDEPARLNCQSGTITTAIISIPTPPATTPESDAHPPPPGPTLQNVVKVSAL